From one Oncorhynchus clarkii lewisi isolate Uvic-CL-2024 chromosome 6, UVic_Ocla_1.0, whole genome shotgun sequence genomic stretch:
- the LOC139412487 gene encoding death-associated protein kinase 2-like yields MTAQRLFIPLNPCQALVRRLSVINLENFRRQYARRRWKMSIRIVSLCNHLTRMMRRGQEQQQQQQDQRSCDSDNEEETRKTRLQTRKRSNTS; encoded by the exons ATGACAGCCCAAAGGCTTTTCATC CCGTTAAACCCATGCCAGGCCCTGGTGCGCAGACTGTCTGTCATTAATCTGGAGAACTTCAGGAGACAGTACGCACGACGCAGATGGAAG ATGTCTATCAGGATTGTGTCTCTGTGTAACCACCTGACCAGGATGATGAGAAGAGGgcaggaacaacaacaacaacaacaggaccAG AGGAGCTGTGACAGCGACAACGAGGAAGAGACCAGGAAGACAAGACTACAGACCAGGAAGAGGAGTAACACTTCCTGA